Part of the Lucilia cuprina isolate Lc7/37 chromosome 5, ASM2204524v1, whole genome shotgun sequence genome is shown below.
ACCTCCGGTTGCTTAGTGttttagtctggtagaccggattAAGGAGCGCAccacaggcccgatagaggcctaggtgaatttcttcggatttgatgtatatacatcctcctttcaaactaactaactaactagtgtTCCATTTCGTGATCCCGTatcctttttaaaataatttaaagttttaagaagtacatttttcaataaatatttgaaaatacttCTTCTGATTAATCCATGATGTAATAAGTAAGGGAGAGCGTTTAGGCAACAAccgcaacaaacacaataatttttttgtttgcttagagtatgggttttgtcaaaattaattttttttatatttcacatatgtaataccaccgtcgttgcatttaaattttatttgcagcaGAACAACGTCTTATTGGTGCATCTGATATTCTTCATTTGGAACCCTTTTATCAGCATTTTCATACATAATttttgatgttattttttttttttcgtttgaaaacacaaatttaaattttttgttagaataaaaataaataaattatttttgacaaaacccaggcacttttacaataaacaaataaaaatcagctgccttgatgatttcaccttacttagtgcatcctggattaaacaatgccaaatttgatgttaagctaacaaaaagagttgtaaaatattttgtgttatttttgtttattctgtctggatcaaaagatgtataaaaacatttctcaagattttttgacaaaataatattgaacattgtaatagatttttaaggataagaattttaaaagatatttttgacagattttcatcctaacagtataaattaaaaataatacaaaatatttcccaactcttcttgttagtttgacaccaaatttgatattgtttgattagtaaaagtattttaaaatagttttataaaaatttccttttaaaactttgaagtcttTTTGAATGGACAtaggatcacgaaatgaaaaaactgaaaacgcagattttttcctttaaatttatagcaacagacgtatatcatccggttcttgtctaacgaattttttctcttttcggCAGAAGGTGTTTtctgtaaaataataaattttttgttttttttccagaTGTACATTATTATAACCATGTGCTTTAAAGGACTAATTTAGCTTTAAGTCTCTATTATTAATATCGGTCTTTATACGATAAATTCcagtatttttgttaaatatgtcCAAAAGAATAAATAGTATATCTATATGGTACACTGGAGACTCTATTGCTTATATGGTTATATAGGTCATATCAAGCAGGTTTTTGAAGGTGCCTTCAAAAACCTGCTTGATATTTTTATCCAATTCCTAGACCAGAAAAAAGGTATTTCGTAGTATACCACAGTATACCTAACCGAGTAAGGACCGATCTGCTTTGCAGACGATTTCATAATACTTTCAAAGAGAGAAGACcaaaattacttgtgtagaagagctgaagaagctctgaatacggccttgagctgGACTCAACAAAGAGGCTTCAATGGTAACCCGGTGAAGACTGGAAGCTGTCTTTTAACAAGAAAGATAAACATTTCTACGTATAGTGAGAGAGTCATCTTACCCATCGTTTGCAAAATGAAACGATGGGCAGAATCATAAAGAGTATATGGGGCGACCTTGATGAGAGTAAGacaaaaaatctcctcaaaatgagcaagtgtGAAGTTTGTatgtacgtattctgagtgaacatacaggattacgagcacatctatacaaaattggaagtgcgaattcagacgaatgtagagcacgTGGAGAGGACGGTGAAACTctagagcactttctttgccacttttaggcattcgtcgaaattattattatggCATTTTATGCTACCAGCCGGGTTAAATCCAAAATGTTTTACGGAAAACTTTAttgttttggtaaaaaatagtCAAGGGTAAAATTAAagagatttctttttttactacatatttatatttttgaattcataaaattttgttcgaTTACATAAAACTTGTAAATCGGGGATCATGTGTAAATGTATGTGATTTAATTTATTCGAAATGCCTTGTTCAAAGAATAACTAAATAGAATAATTGTGTATGTCAATTGACATATAcaaattcattcaaaatattttaaaaattttacaaatatttttttgcagaaaGTGATTATCCCATGCCCCATCAATGAAAGTTAGATTTATTATGTGGTTTGGTAAGATAAAATGcagttttaaactaaatttatattaaaaaccatATTCTAAAGCTATAGCATCAACAATATTTCATATGGCAGATACGTTGAAAAGCACGATTCAAAACTATGATGAATACTTTGATTTCGATCCAGAAATATCGGATGAAGTCAATTTAAACGCAGTTcaaaaaccaaataaacaaattcttaGTGGCCTTACACGGTCGGATATGATCACTCTAACCGAATTACCAACTGGCGTCGAAACCACAGAATGTGGTAAAGAAAATGTCGATACATATTTCGTTTAGATATAAATTCCctaatatatttatagttaCCGTACAACCTATGAGTCCGCTACCGCCATTAATGCAGGAAACATCATCCGGAATAGAGccacaacaacaaccaacagAAAACGCGCCACAAAATATCAACAATGAGGATCAGAATGATAAAGCTAAAGAATTGAGAAATCTAGTACAACTCTTATACATTGCACAAGCAAGGGTACAACTTGAAGCTGCTGAAATTAAAAAAGCGCAGGCCGTTGCTAATTCGGCACAGCAAGGTCTTGAAGAAGCCGCCAATCACGTACGAACAATAACAGCTGCATTGCAAAACTCTCAGCAAGAAGTTGCATCTGCTGCTATACGTGCACAAACCGCTCAGTTGCAACTCGCAGCCCATGATCAATTGCTGTTTGCAGCACGTCAAGATGTTGATGCCTTGTCATCACAAATGGTGGGCTTACAGGCGGCTGAAGGCATAACACAACCTAAAATTACAGTCGATTTAACTGAACTAttagaaaaacttaaacaacCTTTACAAGAAGCTGAAAAACCTACACCTGTACCTACAGTCTTACAGATTACCACTCAAACTACAAATAATCAACGTATGCTGCAACACTATAAGGAACCAgattatgaacatttttattataaataattaagatTGGCAtgcaaattctttttatttattcagatttaatttatattttattactaaatatgtatgtcgATGTATTTGtgaaacttttattttgattaaaaaaatcaacttgaatattataaatGAAGAAGGCTgtaagattttcaaaaaattcagaCCGATATACAGAATTTGGGGGAAAGAAGAAGTACATGGATAAATATAGACTTGCTTTTAAAgattacattttcaattacaattaaatttgaaataattgtaattgaggTTTTgacaattcatttaaattactAGTAAACATCAATTACAAGTGATTGCAATTGAcgaaactttaattacaatagTTTTATCACAATTacaattgaaattgtttaattacaTGTGACTTTAATTGATTACACTGTGCCATAATAATAAATACCTCGGAAGTGATACTATTATTCTAAAAGATGGATACGAGTAGAAcagaaatatgtttttgaattttaCGAAACAACTCCAAACTGTGTTATTAGTCAATCACAcgagtaattgtaattggcaaaaattctattaaaattacaaataactgtatttgtaattataatttattatgtaaCAAATTACTTTATTACTTTATACCGGTTACCATTACAAACTCGGAAACTTTTTGTAAACATATATATGCTAATTACACactacaagtaattgtaatttactATGTAACGAATTacaatatttaactattttgtGTGCATGTACGTCCATCCCCATCACACAGTGatttagaaacttttatttttggaaataattcggtaTTTCTGAAACTATTGGATGTATGAAATTTCACATGTTTGGAGCTAAGGTGTTTTCGAGATAATTGGCAGTTGTAcattctatattcggctgtgccaaatcttatatacccttacCCTTAATTTCATGTTACTAGGTTCAGTataataggaaattaaaaagtaccttttgcagaacgaaaaagtatcaagaAATTCCCATCGGTTTGTTCTCATCTAAACCGGTACTTAAttccatgtttctaagttcattattatggaaaactcaaaatgtaccttttaaaaaactaaaaagtaccaaaaagttcactttttctggttctcacataattccaactctacatacttaattttatgtttctgggttcattattatagaaaactgaaaaagtaccttttgaaaaacgaaaaagtaccaacaaattctattttatgtgttctcacctaattccgaatgcacatacttaattttatgttcctaggttcaatatcatagaatattcaaaaagtaccttctaaaaaacgaaaaactaccaaaagttcccttttatgggttctcacctaattcagacaccacatacctaatttcatatttctaggttcaatattatagaaaattcaaaaagttccttttaaaaacaaaagagtaccaaaaagttcgcttttatggcttctaacttaagccaggcttcaaatacttaatttcatgtttctagccaataacaacatactagtgctgctctcgctttgccttgtttttataaacagagtacaataacaaaatttaccgtatgattatgtattttgttttttgcaatttctgtttgagcatgagtaaaaaatctcagtttttgatgaaattttcagaggttgtctcggattattgctcatatctccgttatttagaaccgattttgctgattttaaggCGATCTTcctgaaagcatgtctaacagaattattgaagattcggatctcgaatatatatactttatagggtcggaaaattgtattatcgattcgataatataattttccgtttataattttcgataatatcgaaattataaacggaatgacaaacttatatatacccttctcacgaaggtgaataATCTTTTATACTAAGCGTTATTTCAAGCATTTACACAATTCCTATGGCCCAATAGTCCCTGCTTCAGCAATAAACATTGTTACGCAGATAACTGGTTCAAAACCATTTAGTTGTGTTTTTgccacaaaaatattgaaaacatttttagaaaaaaacggaattttcaattgtatttatcatggtataaatatattagaaggTAGTTTCAATTTGCCTTAATGTCAGTCTGATTAACCATCTGACAAGAAAGGCGATTTgaagtttatgtataaaataaagctaccatattcatgaatattaatcccacatttcattttaaatattcaaacttaaaataaataacaaatattttaattcaaataaaaaaaattaacacaacaaaaaaatatttttataaaaatgagctGTCTTTTTCCGAAATGCGAAAGCAAGAAACACCATTT
Proteins encoded:
- the LOC124420058 gene encoding uncharacterized protein LOC124420058 isoform X2, which translates into the protein MKVRFIMWFASTIFHMADTLKSTIQNYDEYFDFDPEISDEVNLNAVQKPNKQILSGLTRSDMITLTELPTGVETTECVTVQPMSPLPPLMQETSSGIEPQQQPTENAPQNINNEDQNDKAKELRNLVQLLYIAQARVQLEAAEIKKAQAVANSAQQGLEEAANHVRTITAALQNSQQEVASAAIRAQTAQLQLAAHDQLLFAARQDVDALSSQMVGLQAAEGITQPKITVDLTELLEKLKQPLQEAEKPTPVPTVLQITTQTTNNQRMLQHYKEPDYEHFYYK
- the LOC124420058 gene encoding uncharacterized protein LOC124420058 isoform X1, translating into MKVRFIMWFAIASTIFHMADTLKSTIQNYDEYFDFDPEISDEVNLNAVQKPNKQILSGLTRSDMITLTELPTGVETTECVTVQPMSPLPPLMQETSSGIEPQQQPTENAPQNINNEDQNDKAKELRNLVQLLYIAQARVQLEAAEIKKAQAVANSAQQGLEEAANHVRTITAALQNSQQEVASAAIRAQTAQLQLAAHDQLLFAARQDVDALSSQMVGLQAAEGITQPKITVDLTELLEKLKQPLQEAEKPTPVPTVLQITTQTTNNQRMLQHYKEPDYEHFYYK